A window of Strigops habroptila isolate Jane chromosome 5, bStrHab1.2.pri, whole genome shotgun sequence genomic DNA:
TGCAATAACTTGCTCGAGCTATATGCAAAAATAAACCCTGAAATTCTAATCATGAAGAAACAGcaggggacaaaaaaaaaaaaaagcagcacagcagtgttcCAAGAGAATACACAATTCACAGGTTTAAAATTCAAGCACTCCCTATGCCTGGAGCTctcttaaaatattaacaatCAAATCTCTTCGGTAAGTGTATGGGGTATACTTTATTCTGAACCAGTGCCTTGGGAACAGGTTACCACTCGGGGCATAAATTTTCATCCCTTGTTTGCCCATCAGACCGCGAAAGATCCTGTTGCGGGACAAGATTTTATCATAGAATTCAACCCCACCTCTGGCGTACTCTTTGGAAACAGTAGCTGCCTTTCTGTCAGCCTTGCAGTCTAGGTGATAGGTCATAGCGTCGTAAGAAACGTAATagcacatcagtcccacagcaGCAGTTACGAGGTTACAGATGCCGCGAAGTAACACGGGGCCAGAAGACAAACCCAGAAGTAGTTTTATACCTCTCCCACAGAAAAATGTACCAGCTAAGCAAGTTGGAGCCACAGCTGCACTTGCTAAAGGGCTGCCGTTCTGCAAATACATAACTTCTCTGGCAAGGGCAAACTTCTGAGCTTCAAGAGAAAACGTCAGAGCTTCCTTCAAAGCAACTCCTTCGTTGCTCTCCCAGTCTACTTCCTTGCCACTGATGACAACAACATGGTTGACTATTCCTTTTTTATCCTCAGCTGTGCTATCAAAGTTAGGCGGGATGCCCACAAAAGAGCCTGCAGGGAACCAGGGGATTCCAGCACTCACAGGGTGGAAGCCAGAAGCTGCAAAGGCTTGATAGGAGTCAGCGGGCTTCACGCCAGTATCTTGAAGGACATCCTGAAAGACACCACAGAGCCTCTGTGAAAGCTCAGCTGGCTGCCCCTCTGACCAGCACTCATGCAACAGTTTGAACGTCTGATCAGGAAACACATGATAGGAAAGGTTAGCACCAAACAGTCCCATGCAAGAAACGGCCAACAAAGTGATCTTGCGCTTCTTTAACCACACAGATGCCTTCCGCAGGAACCGCACTGCCATAGTCAAATCCTAACCTGTTTGTAACATAAAATCAGGAATTAAAGTGTGCATAAATGGGTCTCATCTCTGtagcattaaaaacaacaaacaaaaaaaaaagagggcaaAAATCATGAGAAGCAGAGCacaataataaaagaaacattctctctttaataaaacacaaaacacctTTACAGAGAAAGTGATGCTCATTAATTTCTAGGCCTTAAACATAGGATGATTGAtacaaagaattaatttctcCCACTCCTCCAGTAAATCAATTTACCGCAATAAAGACAACAATAAAGCCACCAtacttcttccttccccaagCAATCAATACACATTCTGTATTTACCCAACATACTTGTCTAGTCCTTGCCAGCACAGTCCTACTGTTGCACTCCACTACAGACAAAGACTACAGATACTAAAGCCAGAAAGAGCCAATAATTAATCTACACTAACCTCCTCTACAGTACAGCTCCAAAAAATTTAATCAGTAACATCAATACTAAATTTAGTAACTTAAGCTTGACTCCAACTTCCAAAATAGGATTACATTTTGACTTGAAAATTTCAGGAGgcagaattttctttcagtttgttttaatgGATAGTCAACTCactattaaaaaaccccaaaacaaccccaaaacaatccCATCAcaaaacacaccccccccaaccAGTATGTGCTTTTTCTACTTTTAGCGGAGggggtggtggttttggggttcgttctttgtttttcagatttcaacTTCCAGGCAGAGGTTGCAGCTTACTCagcaaaaagctattttcagaaagcagcatgctTTCAATggctactttttaaaatttgtctatgaaataatttctctgacAAATAATATGTGCAACACAGAGCATAAACTGGAACAGAAATTGTTTCAGGGCAGACAACTATGATGTGACTCTTTAAATAAGCAGATAAACTTAAAACTTCCAAACCTGCCAACTCCTTCAGTTCAAGAGTCCTGCTTCCCTTGGGGAGTATCAGTTCCTTTTATGGTCCAAGCCACGTG
This region includes:
- the TMEM177 gene encoding transmembrane protein 177 isoform X2 encodes the protein MAPPPAPSPAPSARRTAAGRRPAGRSPASAAARGASDVLQDTGVKPADSYQAFAASGFHPVSAGIPWFPAGSFVGIPPNFDSTAEDKKGIVNHVVVISGKEVDWESNEGVALKEALTFSLEAQKFALAREVMYLQNGSPLASAAVAPTCLAGTFFCGRGIKLLLGLSSGPVLLRGICNLVTAAVGLMCYYVSYDAMTYHLDCKADRKAATVSKEYARGGVEFYDKILSRNRIFRGLMGKQGMKIYAPSGNLFPRHWFRIKYTPYTYRRDLIVNILRELQA
- the TMEM177 gene encoding transmembrane protein 177 isoform X1 gives rise to the protein MAVRFLRKASVWLKKRKITLLAVSCMGLFGANLSYHVFPDQTFKLLHECWSEGQPAELSQRLCGVFQDVLQDTGVKPADSYQAFAASGFHPVSAGIPWFPAGSFVGIPPNFDSTAEDKKGIVNHVVVISGKEVDWESNEGVALKEALTFSLEAQKFALAREVMYLQNGSPLASAAVAPTCLAGTFFCGRGIKLLLGLSSGPVLLRGICNLVTAAVGLMCYYVSYDAMTYHLDCKADRKAATVSKEYARGGVEFYDKILSRNRIFRGLMGKQGMKIYAPSGNLFPRHWFRIKYTPYTYRRDLIVNILRELQA